The Bacteroidales bacterium genome window below encodes:
- a CDS encoding N-6 DNA methylase, with the protein MGKRQKKTDTLNLESILFNCREYLRSNASLNDKRDLLLTLVFLRFIGEKFEDTQNEMRQECINNGITDEKVINSFLDSPNRYIGIAFVPEKARWSMIIEQPATKLNATLDDAIQELENSSEAFKGCVRLGLFTSINLEANVIKKVVDEVNKISHKTFGEEKDLIGRVYEYFLKSFAVNATKEEGEFYTPHDIVELIAAFIEPFDGTLYDPCCGSGGMFIQCAKYVEAKQGDIKMVNVYGQERDPATYRLAKMNLAMRGISHHLGEKNADTFTNDLHKGLSFDYIMANPPFNLKKWYDITLSKDARWADYAIPPEGNANYAWILHMLSKLKAGKGVAGFLLANGALGDNDALEIRKKLIENDKIEAIVVLPRELFYTTDISVTLWILNENKKGGMWHDRKLRNREKEILFMDLRQWTENPVKGEQKKKVELKADQIKRASEIYFKWQSEGTDGVNYAEPELYRSVGIEEIKENGYSLVPSRYIEFVDRDTNIDYHKVLTETAETVSDLLKRQQQNDETLRNALKQLGYEC; encoded by the coding sequence ATGGGCAAGAGACAAAAAAAGACAGATACACTAAACTTAGAATCCATTCTATTTAATTGTAGGGAGTATTTAAGAAGTAATGCCTCACTAAACGATAAAAGGGATTTGCTTTTAACTTTGGTCTTCTTGCGATTTATTGGCGAAAAATTTGAGGACACGCAAAATGAAATGAGGCAAGAATGTATCAATAATGGTATTACAGATGAGAAGGTAATAAATTCGTTTCTTGATAGTCCAAATCGTTATATAGGAATAGCTTTTGTGCCTGAAAAAGCACGTTGGTCGATGATTATTGAGCAGCCTGCAACTAAGCTAAATGCCACTTTAGATGATGCAATCCAAGAGCTTGAAAACAGTAGCGAGGCGTTTAAAGGTTGCGTTCGTTTAGGGTTGTTCACTTCAATTAATCTCGAAGCTAACGTTATAAAGAAAGTTGTTGACGAGGTAAATAAAATTTCGCACAAAACGTTTGGTGAGGAGAAAGATTTAATTGGTCGCGTATATGAATACTTTCTAAAGTCTTTTGCGGTAAATGCAACCAAGGAGGAAGGCGAATTTTATACACCACACGATATTGTAGAGCTTATAGCTGCTTTTATTGAGCCATTTGATGGAACGTTGTATGATCCTTGTTGTGGCTCGGGTGGTATGTTTATTCAGTGTGCTAAGTATGTGGAAGCAAAGCAAGGAGATATAAAAATGGTAAACGTGTATGGACAGGAGAGAGACCCTGCCACATATCGTTTGGCAAAAATGAATCTTGCAATGCGTGGTATTTCACACCATCTCGGAGAGAAAAATGCCGATACATTTACAAATGACTTGCATAAAGGATTGTCGTTTGATTATATTATGGCAAATCCGCCATTCAACCTAAAAAAATGGTACGACATCACTCTTAGTAAAGATGCTCGTTGGGCTGATTACGCCATACCACCAGAGGGTAATGCCAACTACGCATGGATATTGCACATGCTGTCTAAATTAAAGGCTGGTAAAGGCGTAGCCGGTTTCTTACTTGCAAACGGTGCTTTAGGAGATAATGATGCTTTGGAAATTCGGAAAAAGTTGATTGAAAATGATAAAATAGAAGCTATTGTAGTACTACCGCGTGAACTGTTCTATACAACTGATATATCCGTAACCCTTTGGATATTGAACGAGAATAAAAAAGGCGGAATGTGGCATGATAGAAAATTGCGTAACAGAGAAAAAGAAATTCTTTTTATGGATTTGCGCCAATGGACTGAAAACCCTGTTAAAGGAGAACAGAAAAAGAAAGTAGAACTGAAAGCCGACCAAATTAAGCGAGCATCAGAAATATACTTTAAGTGGCAAAGCGAGGGAACAGATGGAGTCAATTATGCCGAACCCGAGCTATATCGCTCTGTTGGCATTGAGGAGATAAAAGAAAATGGCTATTCGCTTGTTCCAAGCCGATATATTGAGTTTGTTGACCGCGATACAAACATTGACTACCATAAGGTGTTGACTGAAACAGCAGAAACGGTTTCCGATCTACTGAAACGCCAACAACAAAATGATGAAACATTGCGTAACGCCTTAAAGCAACTTGGGTATGAGTGTTAA
- a CDS encoding Fic family protein: MSNIYQIPKLPLGYDLETKTILKQVIRAKSKLSELKGVAATIPNEAILISSLTLQEAKDSSEIENIITTQDDLYKAELNIQKQFITAATKEVLNYREAILFGFNLVRHDKVLSNNKIIQIQEKLENNKAGFRTLPGTTLKRNDGSVVYTPPQDATQIVDYMNNLEAFINDENMCDYDPLIKMAIIHHQFESIHPFYDGNGRTGRIINVLYLITNGLLDLPILYLSRYITRNKGEYYRLIQAIRDNNEDNSMEWENWILFILTAVEQTSEETIHLIKGISQLMNKYKSILRPLFGKQYKHELLNNLFFHPYTKIEFMEKDMMVKRNAAAKYLNKIVEQGLLKKIKLGRENYYINVELMNLFLNHSHTDTSISTIESITE; encoded by the coding sequence ATGAGTAACATCTATCAAATACCAAAATTACCTTTGGGTTACGATTTAGAAACGAAAACTATTCTGAAGCAAGTAATTAGAGCCAAGAGCAAATTGTCTGAACTAAAAGGTGTGGCTGCTACCATTCCTAACGAAGCTATCTTAATTAGCTCTTTGACATTGCAAGAGGCAAAAGATAGTTCCGAAATAGAAAACATTATTACCACACAAGACGACCTATACAAAGCCGAGTTGAATATTCAGAAACAGTTTATTACTGCAGCAACCAAAGAGGTACTCAATTATAGGGAGGCTATACTATTTGGATTTAATCTGGTTAGACACGATAAAGTATTATCGAATAACAAAATTATACAAATCCAAGAAAAATTGGAAAATAATAAAGCCGGATTCAGAACCTTGCCCGGAACAACACTCAAACGCAATGACGGAAGTGTTGTATATACTCCTCCTCAAGATGCAACACAAATTGTTGACTATATGAATAACCTTGAGGCGTTTATTAACGATGAAAATATGTGTGATTATGACCCACTAATTAAGATGGCTATAATACATCATCAATTTGAAAGTATTCATCCTTTTTATGATGGCAATGGCAGAACAGGTAGAATTATAAATGTTCTGTATTTGATAACTAATGGGCTCTTGGACTTACCAATTCTATACTTAAGTAGATATATCACACGTAACAAAGGAGAGTATTATAGACTTATTCAAGCCATAAGAGATAATAATGAAGATAATTCAATGGAGTGGGAAAATTGGATTCTGTTTATTCTTACAGCCGTGGAGCAGACATCTGAGGAAACAATTCATTTAATCAAAGGTATTTCGCAACTGATGAATAAATATAAAAGTATTTTACGTCCATTATTCGGCAAGCAATATAAACATGAGTTGTTGAATAATCTATTCTTCCATCCATACACTAAGATAGAGTTTATGGAGAAAGATATGATGGTTAAAAGAAATGCAGCTGCAAAATACTTGAACAAAATTGTAGAACAAGGTTTGTTGAAGAAAATAAAATTAGGTAGAGAAAACTATTATATTAATGTAGAGTTGATGAATCTATTTTTAAATCATTCTCACACTGATACTTCAATATCAACCATTGAATCCATAACCGAATAG
- a CDS encoding restriction endonuclease subunit S, translating into MSVNGKHSNLVTLGDYIELCDERNSDGKYGLDYVRGISTEKKFIDTKANLDGVSLTSYKVVHKNEFAYVSDTSRRGDKIALALNTSNKPVLISSIYTTFRSIDTNKLLPEYLYLFLSREEFDRLARFNSWGSARETFDWSELCRTQIPLPSIEVQQELVDTYNGLKALAEQNEALIEPLTEACQAYIIECKKKYPEVELGEYIEEVNEKNIEGKYSVVLGLSTQKQFREPNSRVNKSQLQGYKIVYNNCFAYVPTTDTWKVFACALNKGSTIVVSPIYCVFRVKSQVLLPEFLSILFQPKEFDRYVRYNSWGSARENFNYAELCSVRIPLPPTEVQQAIVNLYNCAEEAKNIANEARERMKTLYPALVQRAINTTYKTSII; encoded by the coding sequence ATGAGTGTTAATGGTAAACATAGCAACTTAGTTACGTTGGGCGATTATATTGAGCTATGCGATGAAAGAAATAGCGATGGAAAATATGGTCTTGATTATGTTAGGGGAATAAGCACTGAGAAAAAGTTTATAGATACAAAAGCAAATTTAGACGGAGTCTCTTTGACTTCGTATAAAGTAGTTCATAAAAATGAATTTGCGTATGTATCAGATACTTCTCGAAGAGGAGATAAAATAGCTTTGGCATTAAACACGTCTAATAAGCCTGTGTTAATCTCTTCAATTTACACAACATTTCGCTCAATTGATACAAATAAACTGTTACCGGAGTATCTGTACTTGTTTTTGAGTCGAGAGGAATTTGATCGTTTAGCTCGTTTTAATTCATGGGGAAGCGCAAGAGAGACATTTGATTGGAGCGAACTTTGTCGAACCCAAATCCCACTTCCCTCCATTGAAGTTCAACAAGAGTTAGTTGATACCTATAATGGACTCAAAGCATTAGCAGAACAAAACGAAGCCTTAATCGAGCCACTTACAGAAGCTTGCCAAGCCTACATTATAGAATGCAAAAAAAAGTACCCGGAAGTGGAACTTGGGGAGTATATAGAGGAAGTTAATGAAAAAAATATAGAAGGGAAATATTCTGTTGTTTTAGGACTGAGCACACAAAAACAATTTAGAGAACCTAATTCAAGGGTAAATAAAAGTCAATTACAAGGTTATAAAATTGTTTATAATAACTGTTTTGCATATGTGCCAACAACAGATACATGGAAAGTATTTGCTTGTGCATTAAATAAAGGAAGTACAATTGTGGTTTCGCCAATTTATTGTGTCTTTCGAGTAAAAAGCCAAGTTCTTCTACCTGAATTTTTATCTATATTATTTCAGCCAAAAGAATTTGATAGATACGTTAGATATAATTCATGGGGCAGTGCAAGAGAAAATTTCAATTACGCAGAATTATGCAGTGTTCGCATTCCTCTTCCGCCTACAGAAGTACAACAAGCGATAGTAAACCTATACAACTGTGCCGAAGAGGCGAAAAACATTGCAAACGAAGCTCGTGAAAGAATGAAAACGCTTTATCCTGCATTGGTGCAAAGAGCAATAAATACAACCTATAAAACTTCAATAATATGA